DNA sequence from the Desulfotalea psychrophila LSv54 genome:
AGGCTAACTGTCCCGGCAGAGGAGAATCCCCCCGTTAGTAAAATAGAACCGTTAGAGTTAAGTGCGGTGGAGATATTAACAGTACCTGCCGAGCCAACTGCCTGAGAACCTGTGATATTCCCATGAGCCACAAGAGTTAAACCATTGTTGCCTGCAGAGACAGTCCCTAAGGTCAGCTTGCAATTATTTACAAGATGAACTCCATCATTTTCACCCGACGTAGCGGAGACAGTCCCCTTGAAAGTGTTAGCGAGAGACGTGGCGAGAACACTACCGTTTCTTGAGGTAAAGGATGTTGCGTCATGAACATACAAGCTATTATTCAATCCAGCAAAAATGTTACCGTCAGCATTGGCAGTGAGGGAGCCGTTATATAGACTCACCATTCCATTATTTCCGAGGGTGATGGCACCACCAGTAAGGGTTATGTCTGAATCCGCGTTGAGGGTAAGATTTCCGCTGACAGAGACAATCTTGGCATTAATATTAATATCATTGCTAGCGTTTAGTGTCAGATTGCCGTCGAAAGAGGCTATCTCGGCATTAATAATAATATCATTGCTAGCGATTAGTGTTAGGTTCTGATCACTAGACCAGCCAATTTTACTGGCAACGGTGATATTCCCATCCTCCAGAGTAGTGCCCCCCCCCGTTTGCACCGTCACATTACTATCCTTGAGTGCCGTTGTAAGCCTTTCCACGCTTAATACTGATGGAGTACCTGCAGAGGTAAAAAATTTTTCGTCTGTACTGCTGATACTATTGTAATTTTCAGATGAACCATTTTTAATTGTTATATTAAAAGGATCAAGTAGCAGTGTACCGGTCTTGCCTTTTTTTGCCCGCAGATCGGTTATACCTTGATAGGCTAGTATTTTCTTACCTGACACCTCGGCAAAACCACCATCGCCATTTTCAGTGCCACCTTTAGCAGAAATAGTACCTGCAAACTGGGTGGTCTCATCCGACCAGATGATTACCTTGCCACCATGGCCGTTATAACCAGCATTTGCGGTAATTAGGGTCTTTTTCCCAACAAAGGTTTTTGTGGCATTTTTTACAGTACTATTTTTACCCTGATAGTCGCCACCGACGAGGGCCGTGCCGCCACCACTGGCGCCGGAGACATCAATAACCGAGGTACCGGTTAGGGCGACACGGTCACCAAGTACCTGCACCGTACCACCCACATCACCTTTTTGGGCAGTAAGGGTGCCACTGTTCTCGGTTGTTCCCGTCCCTGAAACCAACCAAATACGACCGCCACGTTCTTCACTCCCCGTTGCTCGCACAGCGCCCGTGTTATTGATAGCAAGGGCGAATTCATTACCCCCTACCGCCTTGAGCTCAGCACTGGCTGATTCAATCAGCCCACTATTTTTTACCTTGCCGTCGGAGGCACCTGCGTGGATAAAAATGCGTTGATCACCCGATGCCCGGACAAGAATTTCACTCCCCGCCGCCAGGCCCACAGTGCCCTCTTTGGCCGTTATCGTTCCTGCATTCTGTACGTCATAGGCGATAAGCAGTACATCACCTGCAATGGCATTAATTTTTCCTAGGTTGATGACACTTGCGCCTGATTCGCCAAGAAATGTCATATCATCACCGGCTAGAAAGGCCTCATTGGCCACATCAAGGGTGGAGGCGACAAAACCTTTGGTATCAATAACGCCGGAGGGGCCAATGAGAATACCGTTCTGGTTAACCAGATAGACCTTGCCATTGGCAGTTAGGTTACCGTAAATTTGGGAGGGGTTGCGGGAGATAACCCTATTCAGGACGGCACTGGTGGCTGATGGTTGGATGAAGTTCGTTGTTTCACCGGCGCCAATCGAAAAGTCCTGCCAATTAATAATGGCTGAATTACTTCCCTGATTGACATTGAGTTTATTATGGGACCGATTGAAGGAGGCCGAACCACTAATTACCTGCCCACCCGTGGGATTTGCAAGCATGGTCACTGGAAACATCATCATAAGCGCAAGACAAAGTGCAATGGATTTTTCACATAAAACTAAGGCATTTCGCCCAAAACATAATCGCCAGCTCTTCATGTGCAACCTCACTCCCAGCAAAGATGATGTTGAATCCTTATAGAACACAATGATTTTATAGTATCTCAGCAAAGGTTAAATTTGCCCAAGCAGTTAAGCCATTAAGCGCCCAATGCATCGTAAAAAAAACCATTGCCCCACAGATAAAAGCTCTTTTCAGGATACGGAAAGAAAAAGAAGAAGTCAAAAAATGACAATGAGGGTTTCCTGCCAACAATTAAGACGAAGAGATTGAAAATCTGCCTTTTACCTAGCGATATTTTAAGTGATTTTGCCTATTTGTTTTATGAAATCATGCCAAAACAATTCCATAGGAAGAACTTTGAGATCAACAAAACCCAAAAAAATTCTGTAGATATTCTTTGTTGAATATAAAACAATTATGCACTTTTTGTCATGAAAGTCCTAATGCTTTGAGATAAGTTGAGTCTAGGATCAAAAAAAAGGGCAAGAAAGTGGGATGAAAAGAGAGGAATTTGATTCAGAAAAACAGAGAGTTGGAGAGGCCAACCATCTTCAGGAGTTATGGGGTGATGGCTAAAGAGGATCTCGCCAATATAGGATTGATGGTGTCGCGGTCAGCTCTAAGATCAAGCGCTTTGGCTATTCTCGAGGAACAGGCTGGTAGGAATGCAGTGTTCACCTTATCTCGCTGGGCAGGGCTATGACTAAAAATAGTCTCATTATCTCAGGGCTTCCTTTTTAGTTTCGACCTAGCCATTAATTATGGAGGAAGAGGGGGCTAAAGGCAAGGGGTTGGGGGCCCTATGTGGCAGGATAGTTTTCGCCCTGGTACTTACCTCTCCATCTCTGAACCAAAATATCGTTTCATTCGATAGACAAACTGGTTCCAGGTTCTCGCATTTTGATATTTTTCCTTTGTTTCGTACTTTTCAGCTCTTTTTTCAAATTCACCGAACTTTTTTTCCAAAAAAGCTTTTAAAAATTCACGCCCTAAGCTGCTGGCCTTGATGTGGTTTTGCTTTACCGATCCGATAGCAGAAATAACACAACCGTTGCCCCTTAACCTTACGGTTAAACCATAAATCGAGAACCCTTCCTGCAACTCCTGCCACGTTGTGGCCCTCTCTAAAATATCCCTTAAAGGCTCTTTACAATCTAACACATAGTTAAGCAAGGACTGCTTCCCTGCATGAGCATCTACATTCTGAGCCTTACTGTTGACCGCCTGTTCTCCCGCCTTCTCTTTTATCGACCCCACTATTTTCAAATTGTTTTCAATCTCTAGCTCTCTGCAAAGTTGAGTACATTTGATTTTATCCCAACCAGGGCTATTCTTTTTTTTCGTTAAAGGATCAATCATATTATAGGCAATATGCATATTGCTGGTATTATCATGAATTCCGCAGTGTCGCTGGTGTTCATCAAAGCCAAGTATTTCAGCAAAATTTTGCTCAATTTTTTTACAAATTTCTACATCTAGTTTCTGTCTATCTTCTGGAGGGAATGAGATAATTAGGTGGTAGGTGTTCCCCTGAACGCGACGGTTAAAACTCTGTGTGACAACCACCTCATCAATCACTAAATTATAATCATCTTCGATTGCTCCCCCGACAGTCCATGTTGCCAGACACTTTTCGCCATCGTTGTTGGCATCAGCGATGTAGTTTGCCAGCTTGCGATAAGACCCCTTTGCGCCTTTAGCCTGCTCAATCTTACATATCATCTCAAGCTATCTTTCATCTTATTTATAATAGGGATTAATTTTTTTTTGTGTTGATTCAATCTCTTTCAGAACCCTCCTTAACTCTATCGGATCAAAGTTAGTTGGGCTGTTGCCGCTCAAATAAAATTTAAACAGCCCTCCAAGCCTCCCCAGATCCCCATTGACCTTCAAAAGATCAAGAAAAGATGGTCTTCCCTCCATGGATTCAATTTTTTTACCTAATAAAGCCCTGCGAATAAACTCAGACTGCGTCAACCCCGTATAATAAACTTTCTTGATAATCAACTCATATTCCTGAAGGGTAACATGTGCCTTTAGAGTACGATTTCTAACCACTTTCTTTCCAACCATTTTAATTCCTCAATGGAGTGTAATTTACGTTGAGTCGAAGGCGAATAAGCCCCTCTCAGGATGAGCAAGAGGAAAGACCGGCAGACAAAGTGGGCCACTTTCCACATCTTGCCAGTTACCATCCACCGCCTTTGCTTGCCGAATGCTTGCTATTATGTTTGTTTTCTTGTTTGCTTTTATGTTTGTTATTTTGTTTTTTTATATGTTTATTTTTATGTTTTCTTATTTGTTTGCTTTTTCTTCGTGAAAACGAGGTTACTTTTGTAGCTGAACCACCACTCAAAATAGTCCTCCACAAGACCTTTTTCCTATGAAAAGAAAGTTTAGCCATATGGCCATACCTTCTTGCCTGAAAACTACTTTCTTGTTTTGTTTACAAACTTATTTTTTGTTTTAATCACAAACTACTTTTTTGTTTTATTACAGGTTTCTTTTTATGTGACAAATCTTCTGCCTAAAGCATCAAAAACAATGGGTTATCTTATAAAAAATCGCGTTCTTCAGAGGGAAAATCGTAAGCCTTTTACAAGAGGCTGAGGCAAGAAAAATTTATAAATATCTGCAGGCAGGAGCATGAATGACGACACTTTTTTATGGTGCACCCGGCAATAGGTAAAATTATGCGCCTGCCTGAATAGTTGGGGCCTACCAATAAAAAATCCTTCCGCCCTTACTACCCAGGGCGAGTGCTCTAGGCATTGTTTGTCGACGTATTTAAGGCAGAAGGGGTCATAATGCCTTTGTGACATATTTTGCAAATATTGCGGAAACGACATAAAGTATTACTATGTCGTTAAAGACATGGGGGGAGTAAAAATGCTACTTGTTTCAACAAAAGAGATTGGTGATGCTCTGCGACATAAGCGTAAACAGATGGGGCTTAGCCAGTCAGAACTTGGCAAGCGGGTAGGGCTTGATCAGAAAAAGGTATCATTGATGGAAAATGGCAACCCAAATACACGGGTGGAGAGTTTGTTACGTCTGCTTTCGGCATTGGAGTTAGGGGTAGTTTTGCAACCTAAGGCGGACTCTTCACAGAACGATAGTACAGATTTTTAAATTCATGAGTCCGCATAGGGATGTGAAAATTATTTATGGGAGCAACATGTCAATTTCTTTAGACAAACTAACCATTCGTGGCTTCAAATCCATCAGGGAGTTGGTTGATTTTGAGCTGGCTGATCTAAATGTGGTTGTGGGTGGAAATGGTGCCGGAAAAAGTAACCTGATTTCTTTTTTTAAAATGCTTCGAGCCCTGATCGACGGTAATTTAAACCGCTATGTAATAGAACACGGCGGCGCTGGTGATCTCCTTTTCAATGGCAGAAAAACAACTGAAAAAATGGAATTTGAAACCCACTTTAATTCAAGAGGTTACCGTTTTAAATTGATTCCAACACCAAAAGATGCCTGTTCGCTTGAAGAGGAAGCTCGTTATTATGAGTCCGGCTTAACAGGTTGGTGGGAATTGGGAGACAGCCATGACGGTACGTCGCGCATGGTCAGCGAAGTGACGGAAAACAGATCCGATGGCCAGTACAGTAAACCGATATATGATGCCATTAGTTCCTGGCAGATTTATCACTTTCATGACACCGGTTCTAGGGCGGGTATGCGTCATTACGAGATTATTCAGGATAATAAAAGTCTACGTGCCGATGCCTCTAATATAGGGCCATTTTTGCTCAAACTCAAAAAGAAGCACCCGCAGGAATATAAAGATATCCTTAACGCCATTCGTCTAGTCACCCCCTTCTTTGAAGATTTTCTTCTTGAACCACGAGAGAGTGGAAATAAGGAGGAGGTAAATATCAGCTGGAGGCAAAATGGATCGGATTATCCGATGCAACCTTACCACCTCTCCGATGGCTCTATTCGATTTATCTGCCTGGCAACAGCCCTACTTCAACCTATGCCGCCAGCCGCAATAATCATTGATGAACCTGAGTTAGGGTTGCACCCTGCCGCCATTGTCATTCTAGCGGAACTCATCCAAATAGCCTCACAAAAGACACAGGTGATTATTGCCACTCAATCTCCCGCTTTGATGGATCAATTTGCCATTGAAGATATTATTGTTGTCAATCGGGAGGATGGCGCTTCAACATTCAAGAGACTGAAAGAGGAGAGCTTTTCAGAATGGTTGAAGAGTTATTCCGTCGGCGAGCTTTGGACCAAAAATGTGATTGCAGGAGGTCCGGTTCATGAGTGATTTTATCGAGGTGATGGTCATTGTCGAAGGAAAAACTGAAGAGAACTTTGTTAAAAGCCTGTTAAGTAAATATCTTTCTGAAAGAAATATCTTTATGTCTGCCACACAAGTTACTAAACTGGGGCAAAAGGGCGGTGATGTTCGTTTTGAACGAGTTAAAAATGATATTGGACTTCACTTAAAACAACGGGCTGACACTTATGTAACCACATTGGTCGATTATTACGGCATAAAAGAATGGCCTGGGTTAGATGAGGTTCCACCTCGGTCCACTCCGACCAAGATTGCACAAATTGTTAACCGAGCGACTAGCGATAAAGTGAGGGCGCTTTTTTCAAGTCTGAATACAGATCGACGCTTTGTGCCCTATATTGCAATTCATGAATTTGAGGCGTTACTATTTTCTGACAGTCGTATTCTTGCTTCAGAGCTAGGAATAAGTGAAGAGGAGGTTACATCTGTCCTCGTAAAATGCAGCGAGCCGGAGGCGATTAACAACAGTCCTGAAACGGCTCCCTCAAAGCGGCTTGATGGCTGGGCAAAGAACGGTAAATTTGCAAAAACGAGTGCCGGAATTGCTATCGCCAAAATAATAGGAATTGCTGCTATGCGTGATAGATGCCCAGTTTTCAATGACTGGCTTGAAAGGTTGGAGATGATTCAGAGAGATTTGCCATGAAACTGAAATTTAAGAAGTAAACCTATCAGGCAAGAACCCAGGGTGAAGGATTATTTTTAGGGCCGGCAATTGGCAAGATCGCTAAACACAAGCCGATCTACACAGAGAGCAGGGGAAAAGCCGGAGAGAATCTTCAGAAATAACTATTTGGGGACCATAAACTATAGCAGCGCTCAGACGAATTTAGACCTTCTATTAAATTTATCCTGCAGATGATTCTCCAAATACTTACTTTGGCAGGAGCGGGCTGCAGACACCTCCTTATCTTAATTGAAAACTACTTTCTTGTTTTGTTTACAAACTTATTTTTTGTTTTAATCACAAACTACTTTCTTGTTTTATTACAGGTTTATTTTTATGTGACAAATCTTCTGCCACCCTCAAAAAAAAAGATCATTGCAA
Encoded proteins:
- a CDS encoding plasmid mobilization protein; this encodes MVGKKVVRNRTLKAHVTLQEYELIIKKVYYTGLTQSEFIRRALLGKKIESMEGRPSFLDLLKVNGDLGRLGGLFKFYLSGNSPTNFDPIELRRVLKEIESTQKKINPYYK
- a CDS encoding helix-turn-helix domain-containing protein, which codes for MLLVSTKEIGDALRHKRKQMGLSQSELGKRVGLDQKKVSLMENGNPNTRVESLLRLLSALELGVVLQPKADSSQNDSTDF
- the traI gene encoding TraI/MobA(P) family conjugative relaxase produces the protein MICKIEQAKGAKGSYRKLANYIADANNDGEKCLATWTVGGAIEDDYNLVIDEVVVTQSFNRRVQGNTYHLIISFPPEDRQKLDVEICKKIEQNFAEILGFDEHQRHCGIHDNTSNMHIAYNMIDPLTKKKNSPGWDKIKCTQLCRELEIENNLKIVGSIKEKAGEQAVNSKAQNVDAHAGKQSLLNYVLDCKEPLRDILERATTWQELQEGFSIYGLTVRLRGNGCVISAIGSVKQNHIKASSLGREFLKAFLEKKFGEFEKRAEKYETKEKYQNARTWNQFVYRMKRYFGSEMER
- a CDS encoding DUF4276 family protein; the protein is MSDFIEVMVIVEGKTEENFVKSLLSKYLSERNIFMSATQVTKLGQKGGDVRFERVKNDIGLHLKQRADTYVTTLVDYYGIKEWPGLDEVPPRSTPTKIAQIVNRATSDKVRALFSSLNTDRRFVPYIAIHEFEALLFSDSRILASELGISEEEVTSVLVKCSEPEAINNSPETAPSKRLDGWAKNGKFAKTSAGIAIAKIIGIAAMRDRCPVFNDWLERLEMIQRDLP
- a CDS encoding AAA family ATPase, coding for MSISLDKLTIRGFKSIRELVDFELADLNVVVGGNGAGKSNLISFFKMLRALIDGNLNRYVIEHGGAGDLLFNGRKTTEKMEFETHFNSRGYRFKLIPTPKDACSLEEEARYYESGLTGWWELGDSHDGTSRMVSEVTENRSDGQYSKPIYDAISSWQIYHFHDTGSRAGMRHYEIIQDNKSLRADASNIGPFLLKLKKKHPQEYKDILNAIRLVTPFFEDFLLEPRESGNKEEVNISWRQNGSDYPMQPYHLSDGSIRFICLATALLQPMPPAAIIIDEPELGLHPAAIVILAELIQIASQKTQVIIATQSPALMDQFAIEDIIVVNREDGASTFKRLKEESFSEWLKSYSVGELWTKNVIAGGPVHE